The following coding sequences are from one Trichoplusia ni isolate ovarian cell line Hi5 chromosome 15, tn1, whole genome shotgun sequence window:
- the LOC113501390 gene encoding uncharacterized protein LOC113501390 — protein sequence KQWKSNSTLLLQELGEEELIEDMELYKTEEKTERVLGVIWKLNTDELTFNLNLARVPTTLLEGETPTKREALRIVMSLFDPLGFASPVTIRAKQLLQEVWRRGTAWDDPIDEDLAEQWTTWLTHLQKLRDVKIPRRYLNYSDAASIQLHIFTDASESAYSAVLYWRTKTPDGEVKLSLIVAKAKVAPLKLTSIPRLELQAAVMGTRLADSVIEEHERKPDCKVFWTDSKTVLTWIRTGSRTYKPYVAHRLAAIEESTKVNEWRWVPTKLNVADDATRDVPLTFDKDHRWYKGPDFLYEEEDQWPVETDTKKIEDTSGEEKVNHVANKRELRLTEGLPEASRFSNWHRLRYTTARVLLFIELCRRNKESVNYRRTKKNKEQDPGWNKIARKTSSTNETQKKTTTKINRKFLPVSAENLKQAEELLMRASQEESFAEEIANLRNGKPVNKESRLHQLSVTCVDGALRLRSRIKAVKYMPEDFKSPMIIDGDHPIVKTWIRAIHQQLHHAGVEATVNECRQQYWVLRLRPTTRSVLRQCLFCRMKTGTPPHPRTGDLPQCRLAHHKRPFTYTGVDYFGPLSVTVGRTRQKRYVAIFTCLTTRAIHLEIAGSLSTDSAVMAVRRMISRRGCPTEIWSDNGTNLKGAEKELRQQIDEATAEEAAKRTIAWRFIPPGAPFMGGAWERMVRSVKTALAATLHERHPTEEVLSTLLAEVEYTVNSRPLTHVSVSPEDPEALTPNHFLLGGQGRVPLPGSFTDKDVASRSSWRAAQRLADLFWTRWVREYLPELQHRREPHGRGPAVQVNDLVQIVDANLPRNVWVRGRVIDTYPGPDGVVRAVDIRTKGGVLRRPVRKLVILPLHDDGPAHGGDATSSHGGRDVRDSVNSLREKV from the coding sequence AAACAGTGGAAGTCCAACTCAACCCTGCTACTCCAAGAGCTGGGAGAGGAGGAGCTCATAGAAGATATGGAACTCTACAAGACAGAAGAGAAAACAGAACGAGTGCTAGGAGTCATCTGGAAGTTGAACACTGACGAGCTGACCTTCAACCTCAACTTAGCTCGCGTTCCGACAACGCTACTGGAGGGAGAAACACCTACGAAGAGAGAAGCCTTGCGGATAGTAATGTCACTGTTCGACCCACTCGGCTTCGCGTCTCCTGTCACCATACGGGCGAAGCAGCTCCTACAGGAAGTGTGGCGCAGAGGGACGGCGTGGGACGACCCTATAGACGAAGATCTCGCGGAGCAATGGACGACCTGGCTGACTCACCTACAGAAGCTACGAGACGTGAAGATACCGAGGCGATACCTGAACTACAGCGACGCTGCCTCGATACAGCTTCACATCTTCACCGACGCCAGCGAGTCAGCATATTCTGCGGTCCTGTATTGGAGAACGAAAACTCCTGACGGCGAGGTCAAGCTCTCTCTCATCGTCGCCAAGGCGAAGGTGGCACCGTTGAAGCTAACGTCGATCCCGAGGTTGGAGCTTCAAGCTGCAGTTATGGGCACCAGACTGGCAGACTCAGTCATAGAAGAGCACGAGAGGAAACCTGACTGCAAGGTGTTCTGGACCGACAGTAAGACAGTACTCACCTGGATCAGGACAGGGTCACGCACCTACAAACCATACGTGGCTCATCGGCTTGCTGCTATAGAAGAAAGTACCAAAGTTAACGAGTGGCGCTGGGTTCCGACGAAGCTGAACGTAGCGGACGACGCGACACGAGACGTCCCGCTCACCTTCGACAAGGATCACAGATGGTACAAGGGACCCGACTTCTTGTACGAAGAAGAGGACCAGTGGCCAGTCGAGACAGATACTAAGAAGATCGAAGACACTTCTGGGGAAGAGAAGGTGAACCACGTAGCGAATAAAAGAGAACTTAGATTAACAGAAGGGCTACCCGAAGCCTCACGCTTCTCTAACTGGCACCGGCTTCGATATACTACAGCGCGAGTTCTTCTATTCATTGAACTCTGCAGAAGAAATAAAGAAAGCGTAAATTACAGAAGGactaagaaaaacaaagaacagGATCCAGGCTGGAATAAGATAGCAAGAAAAACGTCAAGCACTAATGAAACACAgaagaaaacaacaacaaagataaatagaaaattcctTCCAGTCTCTGCCGAGAACCTCAAGCAGGCGGAGGAGTTGCTGATGCGTGCTTCTCAAGAAGAGTCGTTCGCAGAAGAAATAGCCAACCTAAGGAATGGGAAACCGGTCAACAAGGAAAGCAGACTACATCAACTCAGCGTCACGTGTGTGGATGGTGCCCTCCGGCTTAGAAGTCGCATAAAAGCCGTCAAATACATGCCAGAAGACTTCAAGAGCCCCATGATAATAGACGGAGACCATCCTATAGTTAAGACATGGATACGAGCGATACACCAACAGCTACATCACGCAGGAGTGGAAGCGACGGTGAACGAGTGTAGACAACAGTACTGGGTGTTACGCCTGCGCCCTACAACGCGCTCAGTACTGCGACAGTGTTTGTTCTGCAGAATGAAGACAGGGACTCCGCCACATCCACGAACAGGTGATCTACCACAGTGTCGTTTGGCTCATCACAAAAGGCCATTCACCTACACTGGGGTGGACTACTTCGGCCCGCTATCTGTAACAGTTGGAAGAACGCGACAGAAACGCTACGTCGCGATATTTACCTGCCTCACTACGCGAGCCATTCATCTCGAAATTGCAGGCTCACTCAGCACCGACTCAGCAGTGATGGCAGTCCGAAGAATGATCTCTCGACGCGGCTGCCCTACAGAAATATGGTCGGACAACGGCACCAACCTAAAGGGAGCTGAAAAGGAACTTCGACAACAAATAGATGAAGCGACGGCGGAAGAAGCTGCAAAGAGAACCATCGCTTGGCGTTTCATACCTCCTGGCGCACCGTTCATGGGAGGAGCATGGGAACGAATGGTCCGGTCAGTCAAGACGGCGCTCGCCGCCACTCTGCACGAGCGACACCCTACAGAAGAGGTGTTATCCACACTACTAGCCGAGGTGGAGTACACCGTGAACAGCAGGCCACTGACCCACGTTTCAGTGAGCCCCGAAGATCCAGAAGCCCTGACGCCGAATCACTTCCTCCTAGGAGGACAGGGTCGAGTACCGCTGCCTGGAAGTTTCACCGACAAGGACGTAGCTTCGAGATCCAGCTGGCGAGCAGCCCAAAGGCTCGCTGACTTATTCTGGACGCGCTGGGTGAGAGAGTACTTACCCGAGCTTCAACACCGGCGGGAGCCGCACGGACGGGGCCCAGCTGTGCAGGTCAACGACCTCGTACAAATAGTCGACGCCAACCTGCCCCGTAACGTGTGGGTCAGAGGAAGGGTCATCGACACGTACCCCGGCCCAGATGGAGTCGTCAGAGCAGTGGACATCCGGACAAAAGGAGGAGTTCTACGTCGACCAGTGAGGAAGCTGGTGATCCTGCCCCTGCACGACGACGGACCCGCACACGGAGGAGATGCAACATCGTCGCACGGCGGGAGAGATGTGCGGGACAGCGTGAACagtttaagagaaaaagtgtaa
- the LOC113501435 gene encoding cAMP-dependent protein kinase catalytic subunit alpha-like, which produces MYSRKGAGPSKDSSYRTDTEVHDGYTEQQQQQYTKYLKKLKNDFDETWCKRAKLNMDFTELERIKTLGTGAFGRVVLLKHSKSYKLYAMKVLEKEKIVKMKQVEHTLYEKRILEAIRFPFTVCMEFSFKDNSCIYFIMPFVPGGEMFTHLRRMGKFEEPLAKFYASQVILALEYLHFCNLVYRDLKPENILIDKSGYLKITDFGFCKILQGRTWTLCGTPEYLAPELILSKGYGFSVDWWSFGVLLFEMNAGYPPFYANDPMKTYEKIVSGKYRCPSSFNSDLRDLIRNILQVDISHRYGVMKNGVMDYKNHKWFKGIEWESILNCRTQPPFVPKYRGPGDTTNFDRYEEETITPASHCLFEAEFYDF; this is translated from the coding sequence ATGTATTCGCGTAAAGGTGCTGGACCCTCAAAGGATTCTTCTTACAGAACTGATACTGAAGTCCACGATGGATACACAgaacaacagcaacaacagtACACTAAATACCTGAAGAAGTTAAAAAATGATTTCGATGAGACCTGGTGCAAGAGAGCAAAACTAAACATGGATTTCACTGAACTGGAGCGAATCAAAACCCTAGGTACAGGAGCTTTTGGCAGGGTAGTGTTATTAAAGCATTCGAAAAGTTACAAATTATACGCAATGAAGgtattagaaaaagaaaagatagTGAAAATGAAACAGGTTGAACATACGCTCTACGAAAAGCGCATTCTAGAAGCAATCAGGTTCCCATTCACAGTTTGCATGGAATTCAGTTTCAAGGACAACAgttgtatctattttattatgcCATTCGTACCAGGCGGTGAAATGTTCACCCATCTACGGCGAATGGGTAAGTTCGAAGAGCCACTAGCGAAATTTTATGCAAGTCAAGTAATTTTAGCCTTGGAGTACCTGCATTTTTGTAACCTAGTTTACCGCGACCTAAAGCcagaaaacattttgattgataAATCAGGGTACCTGAAAATAACAGATTTTGGATTTTGTAAGATATTGCAAGGTAGAACATGGACTTTGTGTGGAACGCCGGAATACTTGGCTCCGGAACTTATTTTAAGCAAAGGTTACGGGTTTTCGGTAGACTGGTGGTCGTTTGGTGTTTTGCTTTTCGAAATGAATGCTGGCTACCCACCTTTCTATGCTAATGATCCTATGAAGACATATGAGAAAATCGTAAGTGGAAAATACAGGTGCCCATCGAGTTTTAACAGTGACTTAAGAGATCTAATACGTAACATTCTCCAAGTCGACATAAGCCATCGCTACGGTGTAATGAAAAATGGGGTGATGGATTACAAAAATCACAAGTGGTTTAAGGGCATCGAATGGGAATCAATACTAAACTGTCGAACGCAGCCACCATTCGTTCCAAAATACAGGGGACCGGGCGATACTACGAACTTCGACCGATATGAAGAGGAAACTATAACACCAGCTTCGCACTGCTTATTTGAAGCAGAGTTTTACGATTTTTAG